GAGGTACCGCTCGGCCAAGATCGTCGCGTGGTGACGCTCGTGGCCGGCGATGATGAACGCCAGCGAGCGGACCGAATACGGATTGTCGTTCGCCCTGCCACGCCGCGCCAGCTCCTCCGCGTCCAGGCCCGCGAACAACGCCACCGTGGCCGCGCGCACCGCCCTGAACTCCGCCACCAGATCGCTCAGCCGGCGACCGGCGAACTTGGCGCGGGCCACGTACTCGTTCTCGTCGAAGCCGGGGAGGGTGATCGTCTCGCCCCGGGCGAAACACAGCGCACGGTACCCGAAGATCCGCTCGGTGTCGGCCACGTGCCCGAAGACTTCCTTGACGCTCCACTTCCCGTCGGCGTAGCGGAAGTCCGCATCGCGGTCGCCGACCGTGCCCGCCAGCGCCGCGGTGTCGCCGATCTGCCGCTCCAGCAGCTCGAGGACGGCGCCTTCCGGGACCTGCTCGATGTACCGCGCATAGTAGGGAGCGTATTCGTCGGCTGCGGGCCGCGCGATGGGGACTCCGGTCATCGGTCGCTCCTTGGAGTGTGGAATCCGGTCGGCGGCACTTTCCTGCGCGCCGAGCACCTTGACCATGCAGACCGAGGTGGACGCGCACAGCTCGCGGTACTCAAGCGTCCCGTGAATCGCATCCGGGGCGTCGCCGCGCGGGATCGACCGGTAGCCGAGCTTCCCGAAGAACCGCTCGGCCGTCGTGGTCAACAGGTACAGCTGCACGACGCCCATGCCCCGCGCGTGCGCCTCGAGTGCGCGCGTCAGCTCGATCCCCAGTCCGCGCCCGCGCCGGGAGGATGCGACCGCCAGCGAGCGCAACAGGCCCACGCCGCCGAACGGCTCGAGGCCGATCACCCCCAGCAGCGCGGCACCGCGCTTCGCCAGGAGGTAGTGCGCCAACATCGGGGTCGTGACGTCGTCGTGGGGAAGCCGGGCGGCTTCCAGCAACTCGACGACCGCCGGGAGGTCGGCCGGGAGCGCGGGGGTGACAGTGAAGTCCATGGATCGATGCAAGATATCCGGACGCCGGTCCCCGCGCGTCGCGGGCGCCAAGTCGCCGGCGGCTGAGCTAGCGCGCCCCGGGGGCAGGTCCTCCCTCGCCAGCCGGCAGCCCGCGGGCGATCTTGTCGAGCCGCTCCGAGACCACCCGGTTGAGGAAGTCCTGGCCGCTGGCCAGTTGCTCCACCTGGACGGATAGAGAGTCGACCACCTGCTCGAGCCGCTCGGCGCGCGCATCGAGGGGCACCGGCGTCGGCTCGCGACCCTCCAGCCGCTTCAGGCGACGGCCCGCTCGCCACAGCGTGACGCCCAGCGCGACGTTGGCCGTGGCAGAGATCCCGAACAGGAAGACCAGGGCGACCAAGGTCTCGTTCATGGATGTTGCTCCCGCTGCAAGCTGGAGTGCCGTGGGCCGATGACATGAGTCTACGCGGAGCACGGCTGTGGCGTTTCAATCACCCGAGCGGCTTGATGAGCTTCACGATGTCCGCGCCGTAGCCCAGCCGCCCGTAGAAGGCGCGGGCGCGCGCGTTCGCGTCGAACACGTGCAGGCTGAGCAGGCGGTAACCGCGCCCCCGCGCCCACTCCTCCGCTGCCCCCATCAGCGCCTGCCCGACGCCACGGCCCTGCGCCCGCGGTGCCACGACGACGTCGCTGACGTGGCCGTGCTCCTCGCCCGTGAAGAAGTCCTTCGCGCCGTGCAGGTGGATGAAGCCGAGCCGCTCGCCGGCCGCGCCCTCGGCCACCAGGACCTCGGCGCCGGGAGCGGCGCCCGCGAGCGCGCCGTCGATCGAGGCCACCACGGCCCGGTCCATCACCTCGCGCGGCCGGTACGGCGGAGGCCCGAAGTCGTGGAGGTGCGGCGCGTGGTCCAGGATCCACTCCCGGTCCGCGTGCGTCGCCGGGCGGATGGTGACTGGCGCGGTGCTCATCGGCGTGCGTTGACAATGCCGAGGTCCGCGCCGGTGCACAACCGGACGGCCTTCCGGCCGTCGCCCGCCCCGGGCTACCTTCCGATCCATGAACACGATCCGCATGCTCGCACCCGTCGCCGCCCTGGCGCTCGCCGCTTCCGCGCTGCCGGCGCAGACCGCCCCCGCGACTCACTCGCGGTACGCCGCGGCGATCCTGAACGACATCCGCTATCTGGCCTCCGATTCGCTGGACGGCCGGCTCACCGGCTCCCCGCAGAACGACGCCGCGGCGGCCTACCTCGCCCGCCGGCTCCGCCGCCTGGGCCTCAAGCCCGGCGGCGACAGCGGCACGTTCCTCCAGCACTGGACCGTGAACCCGACCAGCGCCACCCGCGAGGCCGGCGTGGCCGGCCGCGCCACGGAGAACGTGGTCGCGATCCTGCCGGGCTCCGACCGCGGGCTGGCCGGGCAGGACGTCGTGATCGGCGCCCACTTCGACCACCTGGGCAACGGACCGTTCGGCTCGAACGCCCACGGCGACTCGGTGCACCTGATCCACCACGGCGCCGACGACAACGGCTCGGGCACGGCGGCGGTGCTCGAGATCGCGCGCATCCTGGTCGCGGCGCGGCCGCACCCCCACCGGACGATCGTCTTCGTGCTGTTCAGCGGCGAGGAGGAGGGGGCGCTGGGCTCGGCCTGGTACGCGGACCATCCCGACGTCCCGATGGACTCGACCCTCGCCATGCTCAACCTCGACATGGTCGGCCGGATGCGCGAGAACCGGCTGCTGGTGCTCGGCGTGCTGTCCGCGAAGGAGTGGCAGGGTCTGCTCGACTCGGTGGACGCGCCCTATCACCTCGACGTCCATGCCTCGGGCACGGGCTGGGGCCCGTCGGACCAGAACTCGTTCTACGCCAAGCAGCGGCCGGTGCTGCACTTCTTCACCGACCTCCACGCGGACTACCACGCGCCGGCCGACACCTGGGACAAGATCAACGCCGACGGCATCGAGACCGTGGCGCACCTGGTCGCGGACCTGGCGCTGCGCCTGGCCGCGCGGCCCGGCTCGCTCAGCTTCGTCAACGCGCCGCCGCCCGTGATGGCGAGCGGCCAGCGCGCCTACCTCGGCACCATTCCCGACATGACCAGCGAGCCCGGCGGCGTGAAGCTCTCCGGGGTCACCGCCGGCAGCCCCGCCGACAGCGCCGGGCTCAAGGCGGGCGACGTCATCACCGCCATCGGCGCGGACACGGTCGCGAGCCTCTCCGACATGCAGAATGCGCTGGTCAAGCACCACCCGGGCGACCCGGTGGCCATCCGGGTCCGCCGGGGCGACCAGACGGTCACGCTCAACGCCACGTTGGGCCGGCGGTAGCGGCGAGCGCGGGGACGGCCCGCCGGCCGCGCCGGTGAGCGCCGCTCCGGGCGAGCGCGAGGGACGGCTCACCGGCGCGGGCGTCGAGTTGTTCGCGCGGTGGGTCGGCGACGGGGGGCCGACGGTGATCGCGCTCCACGGCGGCCCTGGGGCGTCGCACGACTACCTCCGGCCGCAGTTCGACCTCCTGGCCCGTGGCCGCACGATCCTCTACTACGACCAGCGCGGCGGCGGCCGTTCCACCGTGCCGCGCGAAGTGCCGCTCGGCTGGCGCGAGCACGTCGCCGACCTCGCCTCGGTCGCCGCGGCCGCCGGCCCCCCGGCCACGCTCCTCGGCTTCTCGTGGGGCGGCCTGCTCGCCCTGCTGTTCGCGATGGAGCATCCGGAGCTGGTGGCCCGCCTGGCGCTGGTCGCGCCCGCCGGCACGCACGGCGAGGTCCGGAGCCGGTTCGAAGCGGTCCTCGCCGAGCGGCAGGCCGCACCCGAGATCGCGGCGGCGCGCGCCGCGCTGTCGCGCTCGGGGCTGCGCGAGCGCGATCCCGATGCCTTCTGGCGGCGGGCCTTCGAGTTGTCGGTGGCCGGGTACTTCAAGGATCCCGCTCGCGCGCGCAGCCTCACGCCGTTCCGCGTCGCCGCGCGCTCCCAGCAGGCCGTCTGGGAGAGCCTCGTGGGTGTGGACCTGAGGCCCCGGCTGCCCGGCATCGCCGCCCAGACCCTGATCCTCCACGGACGCTACGATCCGGTGCCGCTCGAGTCCTCCGAGACGCTCGCCCGCCTGATGCCCCGGGCGCAGCTCGTGGTCTTCGAGGACTCGGGGCACGCGCTCTACGCCGAGGAGACCAAGCGCTTCGTGGAGGTCCTCGACCCCTTCCTGCCGCGGGCACCGTGACGACGGCGCGACCGTATCCGTGGGCCGCCGTGGTCGAGGCCCTGGGCGAGGCGCGTCTCGAAGAGATCCGCACCTCGCTCGCCGCCCGTGGCGTCGATCCGGCGGACCGCGACGGGTTCGTGCTGGACGCGGGCGTGGGACGCGTGCTGCGCGAGCTGGTTCCCGCCGACGCCCCCGCCGAGGCGGTGACGTCGTACGCGGCGCTGCTGCACGCATTGTACGGGCACTGGATCGCCGGCCGACCCGTGCGTGTCCTCGACCGCGAGCGGCTGCGAGCGACCCTCGCGGCGCCGGGCGCGCCTCCACCACCACCGGCCGGCACGGTCTACCTCCAGCTGCCCGAGCGTCTGCTCTGGGCGGCACCGGCGCCCGGCGTGGCCCACGAGCCGCTCGACGGTGTCTTCGTCGTCGCCTCGCCGGGGCGGATCCGGGTGCTCGCGGTGCTGGGGTTTCGGCCCGAGCGCGAAGGCTTCACCACCGTCGAGGCCGAGGCCGCGACGCCCCCGCCCGGCGCTCCGCTCCGCGACGACGGCACGCCGCCCTTCGCGACGGTCCTGCCTGGCGGCGAGCGGATGGGCTTCTTGTCCGTCACCAGCCAGGCCGAGCTGGTGGCGCTGGCGCTGCTCGCCCTCGCCGAGGGCGGGCGTTAGAATCCGGCAGATGGACAAGCACGCCGCCGCGCGCCTCCTCGAGACCATCGCATCGTACCAGGAGTTGAAGGGCGAGAACCCCTTCAAGGTGCGCGCCTTCGCGAATGCCGCCCGCACCGTGGAGTCGTTCCCGGGCGATCTCGACGCGGCTCTCGAGTCCGGCGAGCTGGCCGCCACCAAGGGCATCGGCCCCGCGACGCTGGAGGTGGTGCGCGAGTTCGCGGCCGGCGGGCGCTCGACCCTGCTGGACGCGCTCCGCCACGAGGTCCCCGACGGGC
This genomic window from Gemmatimonadales bacterium contains:
- a CDS encoding alpha/beta hydrolase: MSAAPGEREGRLTGAGVELFARWVGDGGPTVIALHGGPGASHDYLRPQFDLLARGRTILYYDQRGGGRSTVPREVPLGWREHVADLASVAAAAGPPATLLGFSWGGLLALLFAMEHPELVARLALVAPAGTHGEVRSRFEAVLAERQAAPEIAAARAALSRSGLRERDPDAFWRRAFELSVAGYFKDPARARSLTPFRVAARSQQAVWESLVGVDLRPRLPGIAAQTLILHGRYDPVPLESSETLARLMPRAQLVVFEDSGHALYAEETKRFVEVLDPFLPRAP
- a CDS encoding M20/M25/M40 family metallo-hydrolase — its product is MNTIRMLAPVAALALAASALPAQTAPATHSRYAAAILNDIRYLASDSLDGRLTGSPQNDAAAAYLARRLRRLGLKPGGDSGTFLQHWTVNPTSATREAGVAGRATENVVAILPGSDRGLAGQDVVIGAHFDHLGNGPFGSNAHGDSVHLIHHGADDNGSGTAAVLEIARILVAARPHPHRTIVFVLFSGEEEGALGSAWYADHPDVPMDSTLAMLNLDMVGRMRENRLLVLGVLSAKEWQGLLDSVDAPYHLDVHASGTGWGPSDQNSFYAKQRPVLHFFTDLHADYHAPADTWDKINADGIETVAHLVADLALRLAARPGSLSFVNAPPPVMASGQRAYLGTIPDMTSEPGGVKLSGVTAGSPADSAGLKAGDVITAIGADTVASLSDMQNALVKHHPGDPVAIRVRRGDQTVTLNATLGRR
- a CDS encoding GNAT family N-acetyltransferase, which codes for MSTAPVTIRPATHADREWILDHAPHLHDFGPPPYRPREVMDRAVVASIDGALAGAAPGAEVLVAEGAAGERLGFIHLHGAKDFFTGEEHGHVSDVVVAPRAQGRGVGQALMGAAEEWARGRGYRLLSLHVFDANARARAFYGRLGYGADIVKLIKPLG
- the arsN2 gene encoding arsenic resistance N-acetyltransferase ArsN2: MDFTVTPALPADLPAVVELLEAARLPHDDVTTPMLAHYLLAKRGAALLGVIGLEPFGGVGLLRSLAVASSRRGRGLGIELTRALEAHARGMGVVQLYLLTTTAERFFGKLGYRSIPRGDAPDAIHGTLEYRELCASTSVCMVKVLGAQESAADRIPHSKERPMTGVPIARPAADEYAPYYARYIEQVPEGAVLELLERQIGDTAALAGTVGDRDADFRYADGKWSVKEVFGHVADTERIFGYRALCFARGETITLPGFDENEYVARAKFAGRRLSDLVAEFRAVRAATVALFAGLDAEELARRGRANDNPYSVRSLAFIIAGHERHHATILAERYL